Proteins from a genomic interval of Pelagibaculum spongiae:
- the zapE gene encoding cell division protein ZapE yields the protein MTPEQRYQQDLQQPGFTSDPAQQLAVSHLQRLYQDYCAAINKKAGLLDRWIKKKNEPLKGVYFWGGVGRGKTYLVDVFFECLPGERKQRVHFHRFMRSVHASLDKHKGQKNPLQVIAKEFADQCDILCFDEFFVSDITDAMILAGLMEALFENGVSLVATSNIAPDGLYRNGLQRARFLPAIDLIKQFTEVVNVDGGVDYRLRALEKAEIYHSPLDQQAEKGLRQYFSMLAPEVGGRSQQALEVEGRLIDVKMAGDGVVWLDFHAICKTARSTADYIEIARCHHSVLVSGVEHMDDAGNDHARRFINMVDEFYDRCVKLIMSAEVPLDQLYSGKQLAFEFKRTRSRLQEMQSHEYLARKHLP from the coding sequence GTGACACCCGAACAAAGATATCAGCAGGATCTTCAACAGCCGGGATTCACTTCTGATCCAGCACAGCAATTAGCGGTGTCGCATTTGCAGCGTTTGTATCAGGACTACTGTGCCGCCATCAATAAAAAGGCCGGTTTGCTTGACCGCTGGATTAAGAAAAAGAACGAACCGCTCAAGGGTGTTTATTTTTGGGGTGGCGTTGGTCGAGGCAAAACTTATCTAGTAGATGTTTTCTTTGAATGCCTGCCAGGCGAGCGAAAGCAGCGAGTGCATTTCCACCGCTTTATGCGCAGCGTTCATGCTTCATTGGATAAACATAAAGGTCAGAAAAACCCGCTACAGGTGATCGCTAAAGAATTTGCCGATCAGTGTGACATTCTTTGTTTCGATGAATTTTTTGTCTCAGACATTACAGATGCAATGATTTTAGCTGGACTAATGGAAGCCTTGTTTGAAAATGGAGTTTCCCTGGTGGCGACTTCTAATATTGCGCCGGACGGTTTATATCGAAATGGTTTGCAGCGAGCGCGTTTTCTACCGGCAATTGATTTGATCAAGCAGTTCACGGAAGTGGTGAATGTGGATGGTGGTGTCGATTATCGATTGCGAGCACTGGAAAAAGCCGAGATTTATCATTCGCCGCTAGACCAGCAAGCTGAAAAAGGTTTGCGGCAATATTTTTCAATGCTGGCGCCTGAAGTCGGCGGGCGCAGTCAGCAAGCGTTAGAAGTAGAAGGGCGTTTAATTGATGTCAAAATGGCTGGCGATGGTGTGGTTTGGTTGGATTTTCATGCCATTTGTAAAACCGCCAGAAGCACTGCCGACTATATAGAAATAGCGCGCTGTCATCATTCTGTTCTGGTGTCAGGTGTCGAACACATGGATGATGCCGGCAATGATCATGCGCGGCGGTTCATTAACATGGTTGATGAATTTTACGACCGCTGCGTTAAACTTATAATGTCTGCAGAAGTGCCTCTGGATCAGCTATATTCCGGTAAACAGCTTGCTTTTGAGTTCAAAAGAACTCGCAGTCGGCTGCAGGAAATGCAATCTCATGAGTATCTCGCGCGTAAACACTTGCCATAA
- a CDS encoding alpha/beta hydrolase gives MIEMPSGDAALNFIGGGGNIQAHWTAPKGESKNVSALVCHPHPLGGGTMDNKVVTTLTRNFRDAGIGCLRLNFRGVGHSEGGFDFGVGESEDVMILLHWLRRQNPDHKILLAGFSFGSFVSLRAANLLPKEIVERILLIAPPVLRFNFRAIGAPVHPLTIIQPQQDEIVSPQAVEAWVSELQGDKQFIKAEACGHFFHGQLSLLKDLVNQNFVG, from the coding sequence ATGATTGAAATGCCAAGTGGCGATGCTGCGCTGAACTTCATCGGCGGCGGTGGCAATATTCAGGCGCACTGGACTGCTCCTAAGGGTGAGTCAAAGAATGTTTCTGCTTTGGTTTGCCATCCGCACCCGCTGGGTGGCGGCACCATGGACAATAAAGTGGTTACCACGCTGACACGTAATTTCCGCGATGCAGGTATTGGCTGTTTGCGGTTAAATTTCCGTGGCGTTGGCCATAGTGAAGGTGGTTTTGATTTTGGTGTTGGTGAATCAGAAGATGTAATGATTTTGCTGCATTGGTTGCGCAGGCAAAACCCTGACCACAAAATTTTGCTGGCTGGCTTCTCTTTTGGATCGTTTGTTTCCCTACGAGCAGCGAATTTACTTCCTAAAGAGATTGTTGAGCGTATTTTATTGATTGCACCGCCAGTGCTTCGTTTTAACTTTCGAGCGATTGGTGCGCCGGTGCATCCGTTAACCATTATTCAGCCGCAACAGGATGAAATAGTTTCACCTCAGGCAGTAGAAGCTTGGGTTTCTGAGTTGCAGGGTGATAAACAGTTTATAAAAGCAGAAGCTTGTGGTCATTTTTTCCATGGCCAGTTGAGCTTGCTAAAGGATTTGGTTAACCAGAACTTTGTTGGTTAA
- the def gene encoding peptide deformylase, translating to MAVRRILRMGDPLLRRQAREVEDPTSADIKLLIQDMLDTMRHYDGAGLAAPQIGIDLQLVIFGFEHNPRYPDQPAIPQTILINPMITPTSQEKFEDWEGCLSLPGIRGQVPRFHQIHYYGLDKNGNKVENEVSGFHARVIQHECDHLEGRLFPDRMTSLETLGFEEELFQQNQT from the coding sequence ATGGCTGTTAGACGTATCCTACGGATGGGTGATCCGTTACTGCGCCGTCAGGCACGCGAAGTTGAAGATCCAACCTCAGCTGATATCAAACTACTGATTCAAGACATGCTTGATACCATGCGCCATTATGATGGTGCCGGGCTAGCCGCGCCACAAATTGGCATTGATCTGCAGCTAGTGATCTTTGGTTTTGAACACAATCCGCGCTATCCCGATCAGCCAGCAATACCGCAAACCATTCTTATCAATCCAATGATCACACCAACATCGCAAGAAAAATTTGAAGATTGGGAAGGCTGCCTTAGCCTGCCCGGCATTCGCGGACAAGTGCCTCGCTTTCATCAAATTCATTATTACGGCTTAGATAAAAACGGCAACAAAGTAGAAAACGAAGTGAGTGGATTTCATGCTCGAGTCATCCAGCATGAATGCGATCACCTAGAAGGTCGATTATTCCCAGATCGCATGACTAGCTTAGAAACGTTAGGTTTTGAAGAAGAGCTTTTTCAGCAAAACCAGACTTGA
- a CDS encoding FAD-dependent oxidoreductase, with protein MARQKILVLGGGFGGVFCAKHLQKLLGKDHDIELVCENNYFVFQPLLPEVAAGTINAEDAVSPLRALLPGVKFRMADIRRIDHANQRVYVMQGRKRVMVPLSYDQLVIASGQQVDLSRFPGLQEHALRMKNLADAHRLRNHIINCLEHADVTHDPQLKRRLLTFIVAGGGFSGVETTGEMEEMLTRSLKFYPNITRAEIRIMLIEYLPRILPELPEKLADYTALQLKKRGIEMLLGVGIKSATGTMVETMDGQRLETATIVATIGNGPSQLLKALPVELERGKLATDSFFQVKGMERVWALGDAALIPLPEDKDGKPRFAPPTAQFASREALCLARNMQCLLTEKPLKPFDYKPLGSLASIGAYKAVGEMFGIKLSGTFAWILWRTFYLGMLPGGMTKLRVGINWFLDYCFPRTTVKFKQWSEPSARYLRFAQGDIVFYPGQIPEGFYTIVKGTLGVTMKGPDGQQFIKTMGKGEHLGERELLGQIPGQPSATTGAVTALEETTVLVMDRKDFRRFTKVFPALEQYFEEYIESHYPEYLKPVPIEDPQQKIAN; from the coding sequence ATGGCAAGGCAAAAAATACTAGTGCTCGGAGGCGGTTTTGGCGGCGTATTCTGCGCCAAACATCTGCAAAAGTTACTAGGAAAAGACCACGATATTGAGCTGGTTTGCGAAAACAACTATTTCGTATTTCAGCCTTTGCTGCCTGAAGTTGCTGCTGGCACCATCAATGCCGAAGATGCAGTTTCCCCTCTGCGCGCCCTGTTACCCGGCGTCAAATTCCGTATGGCGGATATTCGTCGGATTGATCACGCAAACCAGCGTGTCTATGTAATGCAGGGACGCAAACGCGTTATGGTTCCACTGAGCTATGATCAACTGGTTATCGCCAGTGGCCAGCAAGTGGACCTGAGTCGCTTTCCGGGCTTGCAAGAACACGCCCTAAGAATGAAAAACCTCGCCGACGCCCATCGGCTGCGTAATCATATTATCAACTGCCTGGAACATGCGGACGTCACCCACGACCCGCAATTAAAACGACGATTATTAACCTTTATCGTTGCTGGCGGTGGTTTCTCCGGGGTTGAAACCACCGGTGAAATGGAAGAAATGCTGACGCGCTCACTCAAGTTCTACCCGAACATTACCCGAGCAGAAATCCGCATTATGTTGATTGAATACTTGCCAAGAATTTTACCGGAACTACCGGAAAAACTAGCAGATTACACCGCACTACAGCTAAAAAAACGCGGCATAGAAATGCTGTTAGGTGTTGGCATTAAATCAGCCACTGGCACCATGGTCGAAACTATGGATGGCCAGCGACTGGAAACCGCCACCATTGTTGCCACTATCGGCAACGGCCCATCCCAGTTACTAAAAGCACTTCCAGTTGAATTAGAACGCGGCAAACTGGCGACTGATTCGTTCTTTCAAGTCAAAGGAATGGAACGGGTTTGGGCATTAGGTGATGCGGCACTAATTCCATTACCCGAAGACAAAGACGGCAAACCGCGCTTTGCACCGCCAACAGCGCAATTCGCGTCTCGCGAAGCATTGTGCTTGGCAAGAAACATGCAATGCCTGCTCACCGAAAAACCGTTAAAGCCATTTGACTATAAACCGCTCGGCTCACTAGCCTCGATTGGTGCTTATAAGGCAGTCGGTGAAATGTTCGGCATTAAACTTTCTGGCACCTTTGCCTGGATTTTATGGCGTACTTTTTATCTCGGCATGCTGCCCGGTGGCATGACCAAGCTACGAGTGGGTATTAACTGGTTCCTAGATTATTGCTTTCCACGCACCACAGTTAAGTTCAAGCAATGGTCAGAACCTTCAGCTCGTTATTTGCGATTTGCCCAAGGCGATATTGTTTTTTACCCCGGCCAGATTCCAGAAGGTTTCTACACCATTGTAAAAGGCACCTTGGGCGTAACCATGAAAGGCCCTGATGGCCAGCAGTTCATTAAAACCATGGGCAAGGGCGAACATTTGGGTGAGCGTGAATTGCTCGGTCAAATACCCGGCCAGCCATCGGCTACTACCGGCGCAGTAACTGCCTTAGAAGAAACCACCGTTTTGGTGATGGATCGTAAAGATTTCCGTCGTTTCACCAAAGTCTTCCCAGCACTAGAACAATATTTCGAAGAATATATCGAAAGTCATTACCCGGAATATTTGAAGCCTGTGCCAATAGAAGATCCGCAACAGAAAATTGCCAATTAA